Proteins from a genomic interval of Candidatus Methanomethylicota archaeon:
- a CDS encoding hydroxymethylglutaryl-CoA reductase, degradative: protein MSRSSRVSGFYKMSIGERLKFVKDFAGLTDDEVALISKCGRLSVDLADKMIENVIGTFELPFGIAVNFLINGRDYIIPMVIEEPSVVAAASNAARIIREGGGIFTSSTQPIMIGQVQLVNVVSPHKAMFQILSHKDEILRIANEKDPVLVSLGGGAKDLEVRIIQSPVGPMVIVHLLVDVRDAMGANAVNTMAEAVAPYIEKITGGKVYLRIISNLADRHLVRAYCKVPKDVIGEELVEGIVYAYQFAASDPYRAATHNKGIMNGIVAVALATGNDTRALEAGAHAYACRSGTYKPLSVWEMDENGDLVGWLEMPMAVGIVGGATRSNPLAKISLKILGVKSASELAEVMGAVGLAQNFAALRALASEGIQRGHMKLHARNIAIMAGAVGDEIDKVASEMVRLQTIRIDKAKEILMNLRSKK from the coding sequence TTGTCTAGAAGCTCAAGGGTTTCTGGTTTCTATAAGATGTCCATTGGTGAGAGGCTGAAGTTTGTTAAGGATTTTGCTGGTTTAACTGATGATGAGGTTGCTTTGATCTCTAAGTGTGGTAGGTTGTCTGTGGATTTGGCTGATAAGATGATTGAAAATGTTATTGGAACCTTCGAGCTACCCTTTGGTATTGCAGTAAACTTCTTGATTAATGGTAGGGATTACATTATACCCATGGTCATTGAAGAGCCATCTGTGGTTGCAGCTGCAAGTAATGCTGCTAGGATTATACGTGAAGGTGGCGGGATATTTACGAGTAGTACTCAGCCAATAATGATTGGTCAGGTTCAATTGGTTAATGTGGTATCCCCACATAAAGCTATGTTCCAAATACTATCCCATAAAGATGAAATTCTAAGAATAGCTAATGAGAAGGATCCAGTTTTGGTGAGTCTTGGTGGTGGTGCAAAGGATTTGGAGGTTAGAATTATACAGTCCCCAGTTGGCCCCATGGTCATCGTGCATTTGTTGGTGGATGTTAGGGATGCTATGGGAGCTAATGCCGTTAACACTATGGCTGAAGCTGTAGCTCCATATATTGAAAAGATTACTGGTGGCAAAGTGTATTTGAGGATAATCTCCAATCTGGCTGATAGACATCTAGTTAGAGCTTACTGCAAAGTTCCAAAGGATGTTATTGGTGAGGAGCTGGTTGAAGGGATAGTTTATGCATATCAATTTGCAGCTTCAGATCCATATAGAGCTGCAACACATAATAAGGGTATTATGAATGGTATAGTGGCTGTGGCCCTGGCAACTGGTAATGATACTAGAGCTTTGGAAGCTGGGGCGCATGCATATGCTTGTAGGAGTGGCACATATAAGCCATTATCAGTTTGGGAGATGGATGAGAATGGAGATCTGGTTGGATGGTTGGAAATGCCCATGGCTGTTGGGATAGTGGGTGGAGCCACTAGGAGCAATCCATTGGCAAAGATATCCTTAAAGATTTTGGGCGTTAAATCTGCATCTGAGCTTGCTGAAGTTATGGGTGCTGTTGGTCTTGCACAAAACTTTGCAGCTTTAAGGGCTCTTGCATCTGAGGGTATTCAGCGTGGTCACATGAAGCTTCACGCTAGGAATATAGCCATAATGGCTGGAGCTGTGGGTGATGAAATAGATAAGGTGGCTTCTGAAATGGTTAGGCTTCAAACGATAAGAATTGATAAGGCTAAGGAGATATTGATGAATTTGAGAAGTAAGAAGTGA
- a CDS encoding electron transfer flavoprotein subunit beta/FixA family protein, whose product MRVRCMEIAVCIKQALDISLLKVDVDPKTFESLIRVTPMKMSDIDRNALEEALRIREKHGGRVTAISVGGDKAKEVLREALAMGADDAIHVLNDVGEIDEHVISEALAETLKMKGPFQIILCGEMSIDKHTAQVGVRVAEKLGIPCITYARSISIEGGEVVAERDLEDRIEVVKAKMPTLITVTREINTPRLPQLIAILRAAKKPIETLNLSQLKVDLKPKLKILSARGVEVKRKGVVIKDLPVDKAVDELLNNLIREGVIKR is encoded by the coding sequence TTGAGGGTTAGGTGTATGGAGATAGCTGTATGCATAAAACAAGCATTAGATATATCTCTGCTCAAAGTTGATGTAGATCCAAAAACCTTTGAATCGTTAATACGTGTAACGCCGATGAAGATGAGTGATATAGATAGGAATGCATTGGAGGAAGCATTAAGGATAAGGGAGAAGCATGGTGGAAGGGTGACTGCAATAAGTGTTGGAGGGGATAAGGCTAAGGAGGTTTTAAGGGAAGCATTAGCCATGGGTGCAGATGACGCCATACACGTATTAAATGATGTCGGCGAAATCGATGAACATGTGATTTCAGAAGCATTAGCTGAAACTTTGAAGATGAAGGGGCCATTCCAAATAATACTTTGCGGTGAAATGTCCATAGACAAACATACAGCACAAGTGGGTGTTAGGGTTGCTGAGAAACTCGGGATACCATGCATAACGTATGCTAGAAGTATAAGTATAGAGGGAGGGGAAGTTGTAGCTGAAAGGGATTTGGAAGATAGAATTGAGGTTGTTAAAGCTAAAATGCCAACACTAATAACTGTGACTAGGGAGATAAATACGCCCAGACTACCACAATTAATAGCCATACTTAGAGCTGCAAAGAAGCCTATAGAAACATTAAATCTAAGCCAATTAAAAGTGGACCTTAAACCAAAACTTAAAATCTTAAGCGCTAGGGGGGTTGAAGTTAAGAGGAAGGGGGTGGTGATAAAGGATCTACCAGTGGATAAGGCTGTAGACGAACTACTCAACAATCTAATTAGGGAGGGGGTTATAAAGAGGTGA
- a CDS encoding electron transfer flavoprotein subunit alpha/FixB family protein, with product MHATIFSENPEALIEISAKLREALPIDLKIDGITKVEVENPGDYGIDKLHIMKDLKSIYEAEAIIEKVAKEFDSKLIILESNKNNKEMAARIASKLNAGYIADCIDLKLDADGNIIASRMTYAFKAIETIKSTSKVTVMTMPRRFVKPEAKWKVKCEIVYEVAPKIEAKTTIIDVKKKELGAVPLETAEIIVSCGRGFKRKEDIKLAEELANLLGGIVACSRPLAADLKWFNEWVGLSGHKVSPRLYFAIGISGAMQHLAGIQGAKIVVAVNKDAEAPMIKSADYGVVADLYEFIPKLIEKLKATSVK from the coding sequence ATGCATGCAACAATATTCTCAGAGAACCCTGAAGCATTAATAGAAATATCCGCAAAACTAAGGGAAGCCCTACCAATCGACCTGAAAATAGATGGAATAACGAAGGTTGAAGTGGAGAATCCAGGAGATTACGGTATCGACAAACTACACATAATGAAGGATTTGAAGAGTATATATGAGGCTGAGGCAATTATAGAGAAGGTTGCCAAGGAATTCGATTCAAAACTGATAATACTCGAATCAAATAAAAATAACAAGGAGATGGCTGCTAGAATAGCTTCAAAACTAAATGCGGGGTACATAGCCGACTGCATAGATTTAAAGTTGGATGCCGATGGAAATATAATTGCTAGCAGAATGACCTACGCATTTAAAGCCATTGAAACCATAAAGTCAACGTCCAAGGTTACTGTTATGACCATGCCTAGAAGATTTGTAAAGCCTGAAGCCAAATGGAAGGTAAAGTGTGAAATAGTCTATGAGGTTGCACCAAAAATTGAAGCTAAGACTACAATAATTGATGTGAAGAAGAAGGAGCTGGGTGCAGTCCCACTGGAAACCGCTGAGATCATAGTGTCTTGTGGTAGAGGGTTTAAGAGGAAGGAGGATATCAAACTGGCTGAGGAATTGGCAAACCTGCTTGGTGGAATTGTAGCGTGCAGTAGACCATTAGCGGCAGACTTAAAATGGTTTAATGAGTGGGTTGGACTCTCAGGACATAAAGTCAGCCCAAGACTATATTTCGCAATTGGAATTTCGGGTGCAATGCAACATCTAGCTGGAATACAAGGGGCAAAAATAGTTGTTGCAGTAAATAAGGATGCAGAAGCTCCAATGATAAAATCCGCTGATTATGGTGTGGTCGCAGACCTCTACGAATTCATACCAAAACTCATAGAGAAACTTAAAGCTACTAGTGTAAAGTAA